The segment GCTGGCCACCGGCATCCGGCACGACCTGATCTCCCGCCAGCTGTGGGACACCACCTCCTTCGGGTACCTCAAGGTGCTCGCCGGGGCCCTGGAACGGGCCGCGTTCGAGCCCGAGGAGGCCGGCGGCCACGGGCTGGTGTGGACCTGGGTGCCCTACCAGGACCTGGCGCTGTTCGGCGTCACCGTCGAGGAGATCGAGGGCCTGATCGACGTGCTGCGCAAGCCCGCCGAGGCCGACGTCGCGCTGGTGCTCAAGCAGGACCCGGACGGCACGCTGCGCGGCTCCTGCCGCTCGCGCGGCGCCGTCGACGTCGCGGCCGCCTGCGCGCGGCTCGGCGGCGGCGGGCACGTGTACGCGGCCGGGTTCAGCGCCCGGGAGGCCGTCGCCGAGACCGTGGAGCGGTTCCGGGCGGCGCTGGCCGCCGTCGCGGCGGAGAGCGGGCCGTCGGCGGGGTCGGACGCGGTGGGGCCGGGCGCGGTGGGGTCGGACGCGGTCGGGCCGGGCGCGCGCTAGGCTCGTGCGGTTCGGCGGCCGGCCGGTCGCCGGGCGGGTTGCGGGAACGCGCGCAGGCAGTGCGCGCAGGACTTTCGAAATGATGATGAGCGATGAAGCGTAAAGGGACGGGCCCCGACGGGCTGGTCATCGTCGACAAGCCGGAGGGCATCACCTCGCACGGGGTGGTCGCCAAGCTGCGCTGGCTGGCCGGGACCCGGAAGGTCGGGCACGCGGGCACCCTCGACCCGATGGCCACCGGAGTCCTGGTGATCGGCGTCGAGCGGGCCACCCGGCTGCTCGGGCACCTGATGCTCACCGCCAAGACCTACGAGGCGACGATCCGGCTCGGCCAGACCACGGTCACCGACGACCGGGAGGGCGAGGTCACCGCCTCCGTCCCGGCCGACGGCGTGACCCCCGAGGCCGTCGACGCCCAGGTCGCCGAGCTCACCGGCGAGATCATGCAGGTGCCGTCCAAGGTCAGCGCGATCAAGATCGACGGCAAGCGCTCGTACGCCCGGGTCCGGGAGGGCGAGGAGTTCGAGCTCGCCGCCCGGCCGACCACCGTGCACGCGTTCACCGTGCACGAGCGGCGGGCGGCCGTCGCCGAGGACGGCACGCCGGTGCTCGACCTCGACGTCACCGTCGAGTGCTCCTCCGGGACGTACATCCGGGCGCTGGCCCGCGACCTCGGCGCGGCGCTCGGCGTCGGCGGGCACCTGACCGCGCTGCGGCGCACCAGGGTCGGGCCGTACGCGGTCGAGTCGGCGCACACCCTGGAGCAGTTGGAGGAGAAGCTGGAGGTGCTGCCCATCGCCGAGGCCGCGGCCGCCGCCTTCCCGCGCTGGGACGTCGACGCCGAACAGGCCCGGCTGCTCTCCAACGGCATGCGGCTGGACGCGCCCGGGCTCGGCGCCGACGGGCCGATCGCGGTCTTCGACCCGGACGGGCGGTTCCTGGCGCTGATCGAGGAGAGCGGCGGGAAGGCCAAGCCGGTCGCGGTGTTCGTCGGCTGAGAGGGCGCCCGGGGCGCTCAACGCAGCCGCAGGCGCCAGTCGTTGCTGTGCAGGAAGCGGCCCGAGCGCTGCGGGTACTCGAAGGCGCACGGGCCGTCGCAGCTGAAGCCGAGCCGGGCGCAGAGCGCGTTGGACGGGGCGTTGTCGACGGCCGGGAACGCGTGCAGCACGCCCGGCGCCGCCGGATCGGCCGCCACCAGGGCCCGCAGGGCGGTCAGCAGCGCCCGGCCGGCCGCGGCCGCGACACCGCGGCCCTGGAACTCCGGCAGCACGTTCCAGCCGGCCTCGTGCACCTCGGCGCCCCGCCACTCGCGCCGGTGGTGCGCGATCGACCCGGCCCGCTCGCCGTCGGCCAGCACGGCGTACATCGTGCCGCCCAGGGACGGGAGTTCGAGGTAGCGGCGGTGGCGCGCGAGCAGCAGCTCCGGGGACTCCGGGCCGCCGACGTGCCGGCGCATCGCCGGGGTGTTGATCCGGCGCAGCAGGTCGAGGTGGGAGTCGGACCAGGGTTCCAGGCGCACGTCCATGCCCGGCAGGGTGGCCCGGGACGGGGGCCGGGGGCCAGTGGTTTTCCGGCGGGGCCGCGGCGGGCGGCGGTGGTTGTCCGACCGGGTGACGGGTGCCGGTGGTTCTCCGGAAGGGACTGCGGCGGGCGGCGGCCGTCCGGGTCAGCAGGGGGGTGCGGCCGGCGGGGCGAGCGGGGTGTCGCCGGGGGCGGGGACGAGGCCGCGCAGCAGGTGGTCGACGACGTCGTCGAGGACCCGGGCGAGCGCCGGGCCGGTCAGGACGCCGGCGGCGGCGCGGGCGGCGACGCCGTGGACGGCGGTGAACAGCACCTCGAAGACACGGGCCGGGCTGCCCGGGCGGACCAGCCCGGCCCGCTGGCCGTCGACGATCACCTGGTGCGCCTCGGACTCCAACGGCTGCCAGGCGGTGCGCAGTTCGTCGGTGACGGCCGGGTCGTGCTTGCGTATGAAGGTCAGTTCGAGCATGGCCGGCCGCTCGGCCGCGAAGTCCACGTAGGCGCCGGCGAAAGCGCGGATCCGGGCGTCGAACCCGGGTCCGGCCGCGGCCAGCCGC is part of the Kitasatospora setae KM-6054 genome and harbors:
- the truB gene encoding tRNA pseudouridine(55) synthase TruB, giving the protein MKRKGTGPDGLVIVDKPEGITSHGVVAKLRWLAGTRKVGHAGTLDPMATGVLVIGVERATRLLGHLMLTAKTYEATIRLGQTTVTDDREGEVTASVPADGVTPEAVDAQVAELTGEIMQVPSKVSAIKIDGKRSYARVREGEEFELAARPTTVHAFTVHERRAAVAEDGTPVLDLDVTVECSSGTYIRALARDLGAALGVGGHLTALRRTRVGPYAVESAHTLEQLEEKLEVLPIAEAAAAAFPRWDVDAEQARLLSNGMRLDAPGLGADGPIAVFDPDGRFLALIEESGGKAKPVAVFVG
- a CDS encoding GNAT family N-acetyltransferase, whose amino-acid sequence is MDVRLEPWSDSHLDLLRRINTPAMRRHVGGPESPELLLARHRRYLELPSLGGTMYAVLADGERAGSIAHHRREWRGAEVHEAGWNVLPEFQGRGVAAAAGRALLTALRALVAADPAAPGVLHAFPAVDNAPSNALCARLGFSCDGPCAFEYPQRSGRFLHSNDWRLRLR
- a CDS encoding TetR/AcrR family transcriptional regulator encodes the protein MRTGRYHHGDLRAALLAQAELALQEHGPDALSLRELARALEVSHAAPSRHFRDKRALLDALALTGIQRISAAARERLAAAGPGFDARIRAFAGAYVDFAAERPAMLELTFIRKHDPAVTDELRTAWQPLESEAHQVIVDGQRAGLVRPGSPARVFEVLFTAVHGVAARAAAGVLTGPALARVLDDVVDHLLRGLVPAPGDTPLAPPAAPPC